In a single window of the Nitrospinota bacterium genome:
- a CDS encoding type II toxin-antitoxin system PemK/MazF family toxin, with the protein MTRFKKGAIVLVLFPNSDLITAKRRPALVVQADTPNTELDQVIIAMITSNLARDGHPCRIRINKDSNTGKQAGLLTDSVIMMDNVATVRLVEIDKALGTITDMTAVNNALKVTFGL; encoded by the coding sequence ATGACAAGGTTTAAGAAAGGGGCGATCGTATTAGTCCTTTTTCCCAATTCTGATCTCATAACCGCAAAACGCCGTCCTGCCTTGGTGGTTCAAGCCGATACTCCAAATACAGAATTGGATCAAGTCATCATAGCCATGATAACAAGCAACCTTGCCCGTGACGGCCATCCCTGCCGCATAAGAATCAACAAGGATTCAAATACAGGCAAACAGGCCGGATTGCTTACCGATTCCGTGATCATGATGGACAATGTGGCTACTGTGCGGCTGGTTGAGATAGACAAAGCCCTTGGAACCATAACGGACATGACAGCAGTGAACAACGCCCTGAAAGTGACTTTTGGATTATAG
- the fhcD gene encoding formylmethanofuran--tetrahydromethanopterin N-formyltransferase has product MRINNALIDEATSEAFPMVCGRVIVTARDGYWLNEAIRATTGLATSIIGCDAEAGVELYGVETPDGRPGASILIFARSLEKLGKSLIKRIGQGAMTCPTTAVFNGFTEGEPMNTGRRIRYFGDGYESLKTIYGRNMWSVPVTEGEFLVEEVFRAKEGLAGGAFIIMARSAEPALDAVKRAREAIAPMPGVILPFPGGAARCASKVGSKRYPFLTASTNGAFCPELRGTIDSRVPEGVQSALEIVIDGVDGPSVRNAMRAGIMAACGAEGVVKITSAEFGGQLGDVKIPLRSLFEG; this is encoded by the coding sequence ATGCGAATAAACAACGCGCTTATAGACGAGGCCACTTCGGAGGCGTTTCCGATGGTCTGCGGGCGGGTAATCGTTACCGCCCGGGACGGGTATTGGCTGAACGAGGCCATCCGCGCCACCACGGGGCTGGCCACCTCCATCATCGGGTGCGACGCGGAGGCGGGTGTGGAGCTTTACGGGGTGGAAACGCCAGACGGGCGGCCCGGCGCATCTATACTTATCTTCGCCCGCAGTCTGGAAAAGCTTGGCAAAAGCCTGATCAAAAGGATAGGGCAGGGCGCCATGACATGCCCCACCACGGCGGTGTTCAACGGATTCACCGAGGGGGAGCCTATGAACACGGGGCGGCGCATACGGTATTTCGGCGACGGGTATGAGTCGTTAAAAACAATCTATGGCAGAAACATGTGGAGCGTCCCTGTTACCGAGGGGGAGTTTCTGGTGGAAGAGGTTTTTAGGGCAAAAGAGGGGTTGGCCGGGGGCGCGTTCATCATAATGGCCCGGTCGGCGGAACCGGCGTTGGATGCCGTAAAACGGGCGCGGGAGGCCATAGCGCCCATGCCGGGGGTGATACTGCCGTTTCCCGGCGGCGCGGCCAGGTGCGCGTCCAAAGTGGGTTCGAAACGGTACCCGTTCCTTACAGCCTCCACCAACGGCGCGTTTTGCCCCGAGTTGCGGGGAACGATTGATTCCCGCGTTCCGGAAGGGGTTCAAAGCGCGCTGGAGATAGTGATAGACGGGGTGGACGGGCCAAGCGTAAGGAATGCCATGCGGGCGGGGATTATGGCCGCATGCGGGGCGGAAGGTGTGGTTAAGATAACCTCGGCGGAGTTCGGCGGCCAGCTGGGGGATGTGAAAATCCCGTTGCGGAGCCTGTTTGAGGGTTGA
- a CDS encoding cupin domain-containing protein: MAIQNGNIFSSAEWKEDSVPKLTLCKTDVVTLDVYYFKPGQRLGYHRHPTGDQIFTVLEGEGTFYLDESGEEKLTVKPGSTFVAPANVWHDLHNTSGNNLVAQQVTKQPAGMEKR, from the coding sequence ATGGCCATACAGAATGGTAATATCTTTTCCAGCGCCGAGTGGAAAGAGGACAGCGTCCCCAAGCTGACCCTCTGCAAAACAGATGTGGTTACTCTGGACGTTTATTACTTCAAGCCCGGCCAGCGGCTTGGCTATCACCGCCATCCCACCGGCGACCAGATCTTCACGGTGCTGGAGGGTGAAGGCACGTTCTACCTGGACGAAAGCGGCGAGGAAAAACTGACCGTAAAACCAGGCTCCACTTTTGTGGCCCCGGCCAACGTGTGGCACGACCTGCACAACACCAGCGGTAATAACCTGGTGGCCCAGCAGGTTACCAAACAACCGGCGGGTATGGAAAAACGCTAA